From Onychostoma macrolepis isolate SWU-2019 chromosome 05, ASM1243209v1, whole genome shotgun sequence, one genomic window encodes:
- the c05h9orf78 gene encoding splicing factor C9orf78 homolog: MPPGKNFRRRKEESSDEEDDETKAVVRSKLDEAKELQSLRKRQHGVSIATLLVGEKLPLEAELEDDPFKLKTGGVVDMKKVKDRNRDMTADENDLNLGTSFSAETNRRDEDADMMKYIETELKKKKGMVEAEEQKVKVKNPEDLLYELPENINVSSAKKTEEMLSNQMLSGIPEVDLGIDAKIKNIISTEEAKAKLLAEQRNKKKDSGTSFVPTNIAVNYVQHNRFYHEDVNAPQRRHREEPKARPLRVGDTEKPLPETSPPNYRKRPNNEKATDDYHYEKFKKMNRRY, encoded by the exons ATGCCCCCGGGTAAGAATTTTAGGAGGAGGAAGGAGGAATCATCCGACGAGGAAGATGATGAGACAAAAGCCGTGGTCAG GTCCAAACTGGATGAAGCCAAGGAGCTTCAAAGTTTACGAAAAAGGCAGCATGGAGTAAG CATTGCTACGTTACTTGTAGGAGAGAAGCTTCCTTTGGAGGCTGAGCTTGag GACGACCCATTtaaactgaagactggaggtgTTGTTGACATGAAGAAAGTGAAAGACCGAAATCGAGACAT GACAGCAGATGAAAACGACCTAAATCTTGGTACCTCCTTTTCTGCCGAGACTAACAGACGAGATGAAGATGCAGACAT GATGAAGTACATTGAGACCgaattaaagaaaaagaaaggcaTGGTGGAGGCGGAAGAGCAGAAGGTGAAGGTGAAGAATCCAGAGGACCTCCTGTACGAGCTTCCAGAAAACATCAATGTCAGTTCTGCCAAAAAGACAGAAGAGATGTTGTCCAATCAGATGCTGAGTGGAATTCCAGAGGTGGATCTGGGGATTGA TGCAAAAATAAAGAACATAATCAGTACAGAAGAAGCCAAAGCAAAGCTGCTTGCTGAGCAGAGGAATAAAAAGAAGGACAGCGGGACCTCCTTCGTTCCCACTAACATTGCTGTGAATTACGTCCAGCATAATCGCT TCTATCATGAGGATGTAAACGCTCCCCAGAGACGACACAGAGAAGAACCCAAAGCCAGGCCACTACGAGTAGGCGACACTGAGAAGCCATTGCCTGAGA CTTCACCACCCAATTACCGCAAGAGGCCGAATAATGAGAAGGCCACGGATGACTACCACTATGAGAAATTCAAGAAGATGAACCGACGATACTAA